From a region of the Spelaeicoccus albus genome:
- the ilvN gene encoding acetolactate synthase small subunit, translated as MSRHTLSVLVENKPGVLARMTGLIARRGFNIHSLAVGVTEVDELSRITVVVDVEDLPLEQVTKQLNKLVNVIKIVELEQDSSVRRAHVLFKVKADAATRNLVSESATLFRAHIVDVAPDAVTVEATGELEKLEALQRVLEPFGIREIVQSGTVAIGRGSKSITDRALRSA; from the coding sequence ATGAGCCGACATACGTTGTCAGTCCTGGTCGAGAACAAGCCGGGCGTCCTGGCCCGGATGACCGGACTGATCGCCCGCCGAGGATTCAATATCCATTCGCTCGCGGTCGGCGTCACCGAAGTTGACGAACTCTCGCGCATCACGGTGGTGGTTGACGTCGAGGACCTGCCGCTCGAACAAGTCACGAAGCAGCTCAATAAGCTCGTGAACGTGATCAAGATCGTGGAACTCGAACAGGATTCGTCGGTGCGCCGGGCTCACGTCTTGTTCAAGGTCAAGGCGGATGCCGCCACTCGCAATTTGGTCTCGGAATCGGCGACCTTGTTCCGCGCGCACATCGTGGACGTCGCCCCGGACGCCGTGACCGTCGAGGCCACCGGAGAACTGGAAAAGCTCGAGGCGCTCCAGCGCGTGCTCGAGCCCTTCGGCATCCGTGAAATCGTCCAGTCCGGAACCGTGGCCATTGGCCGCGGATCCAAATCGATCACCGACCGGGCTTTGCGGAGCGCGTGA
- a CDS encoding acetolactate synthase large subunit, which produces MVTPDQQTGVAPAPRPAVKPGPPGARAEAAPEELTGAEAIVRSLELLGVDTVFGLPGGTILPTYDPLMDSTKIRHILVRHEQGAGHAAEGYATASGRVGVCMATSGPGATNLITAIANAHMDSVPIVAITGQQHSALLGTDAFQEADIVGMTMPVTKHSFLVKDAADVPQALAAAFEIAATGRPGPVLVDVTKDAQTTRVPFQWPIDLDLPGYHPVTKPHSKQVREAARLVAEAKRPVFYVGGGVVRAGANRQLRELAELTNIPVTTTLMARGAFPDSHPLHLGMPGMHGSVAAVTAIQKADVLISIGARFDDRVTGKLDSFAPNATVIHADIDPAEISKNRIADVPIVGDAREVIEELGVELSTHHAEQLKRERTKWWKFLGRLLETYPLGFEEPDDGTLSPQYVIQRIGELAGPEAVYAAGVGQHQMWASQFIGYERPNSFVNSGGLGTMGYAVPAAMGAKVGQPDRTVWAIDGDGCFQMTNQELATCTINDIPIKVAVINNSSLGMVRQWQTMFYSSRYSNTDLNTGTDTAHIPDFVKLADAYGAAGLRCSRPEDVDKTIEEAMSINDRPVVIDFVVHRDAMVWPMVASGVSNDEIQYATGVRPKFDDDDDETGEELK; this is translated from the coding sequence ATGGTGACGCCAGACCAGCAGACGGGAGTGGCGCCCGCGCCGCGTCCCGCGGTCAAACCGGGTCCGCCGGGCGCACGCGCAGAGGCCGCGCCCGAAGAACTCACCGGAGCCGAAGCGATTGTCCGATCGCTCGAACTTCTCGGCGTCGACACGGTATTCGGCTTGCCGGGCGGCACGATCCTTCCGACGTACGACCCGCTGATGGACTCGACAAAGATCAGGCACATCCTGGTCCGGCACGAACAAGGCGCCGGTCACGCGGCCGAAGGGTACGCTACCGCCAGCGGACGAGTCGGCGTGTGCATGGCGACGTCCGGTCCGGGCGCGACCAACCTCATCACGGCCATCGCCAACGCACACATGGACTCGGTGCCGATCGTGGCGATCACGGGGCAGCAGCATTCGGCGTTGCTGGGCACCGACGCATTCCAAGAGGCGGACATCGTCGGCATGACCATGCCCGTGACCAAGCACAGCTTCTTGGTCAAGGACGCCGCCGACGTCCCGCAGGCGCTCGCGGCCGCCTTTGAAATCGCCGCGACGGGTCGACCCGGACCAGTCCTGGTCGACGTGACGAAGGACGCCCAAACCACGCGGGTGCCTTTCCAATGGCCGATCGACCTCGACCTGCCCGGCTACCACCCCGTCACGAAGCCGCATTCGAAGCAGGTCCGTGAAGCGGCCCGGCTCGTGGCGGAGGCGAAGCGGCCCGTGTTCTACGTCGGCGGCGGCGTGGTGCGTGCCGGCGCCAACCGGCAGCTGCGCGAACTGGCCGAGCTGACGAACATCCCGGTGACCACCACCTTGATGGCCAGGGGAGCGTTCCCCGATTCCCATCCGCTGCATCTGGGCATGCCCGGAATGCACGGCAGCGTTGCAGCGGTCACCGCCATTCAAAAAGCCGACGTGCTCATTTCGATCGGTGCCAGATTCGACGACCGGGTGACCGGCAAGCTCGATTCGTTCGCGCCGAACGCCACTGTCATTCACGCCGACATCGATCCGGCCGAGATCTCCAAGAACCGGATCGCCGACGTGCCGATCGTCGGCGACGCACGTGAGGTGATCGAAGAGCTCGGTGTCGAACTGTCGACCCACCACGCCGAGCAGCTGAAGCGCGAGCGGACGAAATGGTGGAAGTTCCTGGGCCGGCTGCTCGAGACGTACCCGCTGGGCTTCGAGGAACCGGACGACGGCACCTTGAGCCCGCAGTACGTCATCCAGCGCATCGGCGAGCTCGCCGGGCCGGAAGCCGTGTATGCGGCGGGCGTCGGCCAGCACCAGATGTGGGCGAGCCAATTCATCGGCTATGAACGTCCGAACTCGTTCGTCAATTCGGGCGGCCTCGGCACAATGGGCTACGCCGTGCCGGCCGCCATGGGCGCCAAGGTCGGCCAGCCGGACCGGACGGTGTGGGCCATCGACGGCGACGGCTGCTTCCAGATGACCAATCAGGAACTCGCCACGTGCACCATCAACGACATCCCGATCAAGGTAGCGGTCATCAATAACTCGTCGCTGGGGATGGTGCGGCAATGGCAGACGATGTTCTACTCGAGCCGCTATTCGAATACCGATCTCAACACCGGCACCGATACCGCGCATATTCCGGACTTCGTGAAACTCGCCGACGCGTACGGGGCCGCCGGACTGCGGTGCAGCCGGCCGGAAGACGTCGACAAGACGATCGAAGAGGCCATGAGCATCAACGATCGGCCCGTCGTCATCGACTTCGTCGTCCATCGTGACGCCATGGTGTGGCCAATGGTCGCGTCGGGCGTGAGCAATGATGAAATCCAGTACGCCACGGGCGTGCGGCCCAAGTTCGATGATGACGACGACGAGACGGGGGAAGAGCTGAAATGA
- a CDS encoding (2Fe-2S)-binding protein has protein sequence MSRLTVDGEPLEFRPGQTVGAALMAAGILSWRRTTHRGAPRGLFCGIGVCFDCLVTVDDVPNQRACLTPAREGMRIRTQEGTGHDQL, from the coding sequence ATGAGCCGGCTGACCGTCGACGGAGAGCCGTTGGAATTCCGCCCCGGACAAACCGTCGGCGCCGCCCTGATGGCTGCCGGCATCCTGTCGTGGCGGCGCACCACCCACCGCGGCGCACCCCGCGGCTTGTTTTGCGGCATCGGCGTCTGCTTCGACTGCCTGGTGACGGTGGACGACGTCCCGAACCAGCGCGCTTGCCTCACCCCGGCGCGGGAGGGCATGCGTATCCGCACTCAAGAGGGGACCGGCCATGACCAGCTATGA
- a CDS encoding NAD(P)/FAD-dependent oxidoreductase: MTSYDPTGYDPAGNDPAGYDLAVIGGGPAGMAAAATATRGGLRVALIDAGPGLGGQFWRQPAPNEDATAFGEADAAGYHHDLATFRRLRGEIFRARADARLELFSGHHVWTAACGPGGVRIRAVDKLSEPGRDIERIVSADAVVLAPGAYDRQVPFPGWDLPGVMTAGGLQALLKAGGVAAGPRVAVGGTGPFLLPVAAGLAMAGSHVVGVFEASATTAWTRHAGAALANPGNLAEGAGYAAALARYRVPYRQRSMIVAAHGTEHVESVSVAGLRPDGHVDTASVRTIDVDAVGVGWGFTPSLELPMTLGCEVSDGDDGSLAVVVDADQRSSVAGVYVAGEACGIGGAALAVAEGETAGRTACRDAGLEADPSPAAARTIRRRRRFARAMAVAHPVPPAWQDVLEPSTIVCRCEEVDAEAVDDACRNHGATDARGVKELNRAGMGWCQGRTCGYAVDCLAARAAGIPMTPQPAPRPVAAPLTLGALAADDAGPDH; encoded by the coding sequence ATGACCAGCTATGACCCGACCGGCTATGACCCGGCCGGCAATGACCCGGCCGGCTATGACCTGGCGGTGATCGGCGGCGGACCTGCCGGAATGGCTGCGGCCGCCACTGCGACGCGAGGCGGCCTGCGCGTCGCGCTGATCGATGCCGGCCCCGGCCTCGGCGGCCAATTCTGGCGGCAACCCGCACCGAACGAAGACGCAACGGCATTTGGCGAAGCGGACGCCGCCGGCTATCACCACGATCTCGCGACGTTCCGCCGCCTGCGCGGCGAGATCTTCCGGGCCCGCGCCGATGCGCGCCTGGAATTATTCAGCGGTCACCACGTCTGGACGGCAGCGTGCGGACCGGGCGGCGTGCGGATCCGGGCCGTCGACAAGCTTTCCGAGCCCGGCCGCGATATCGAACGGATAGTGAGCGCGGACGCCGTCGTGCTGGCACCGGGAGCCTACGACAGGCAAGTGCCGTTTCCCGGGTGGGATCTGCCCGGCGTGATGACGGCCGGCGGTCTGCAAGCGCTGTTGAAAGCGGGCGGCGTGGCTGCCGGTCCGCGCGTGGCCGTCGGCGGCACCGGACCCTTCCTGCTGCCCGTCGCCGCCGGACTGGCAATGGCCGGCAGCCATGTGGTTGGCGTGTTCGAGGCGAGCGCGACGACGGCGTGGACGCGCCATGCCGGCGCCGCCCTGGCCAACCCGGGCAACCTCGCCGAAGGGGCCGGATACGCCGCCGCGCTTGCCCGCTATCGCGTGCCGTACCGGCAGCGGTCGATGATTGTGGCGGCGCACGGCACGGAACACGTCGAATCGGTGTCGGTGGCGGGCTTGCGCCCGGACGGACACGTCGACACTGCGTCCGTTCGCACGATCGACGTGGACGCCGTGGGCGTCGGGTGGGGGTTCACGCCGTCGCTGGAACTGCCCATGACCCTCGGGTGCGAGGTGTCGGACGGCGACGACGGCTCGCTTGCCGTGGTGGTCGACGCGGATCAACGATCCAGCGTCGCCGGCGTGTACGTCGCCGGAGAGGCGTGCGGTATCGGGGGAGCGGCACTCGCCGTGGCCGAGGGCGAGACGGCGGGTCGGACGGCGTGCCGCGACGCCGGTCTCGAGGCCGATCCGAGCCCGGCCGCCGCGCGCACCATCCGGCGTCGGCGGCGGTTCGCCCGCGCCATGGCGGTGGCGCATCCGGTTCCGCCGGCCTGGCAGGACGTGCTTGAACCGTCGACCATCGTGTGCCGGTGCGAAGAAGTGGACGCGGAAGCCGTCGACGACGCCTGCCGGAACCACGGCGCCACCGATGCCCGCGGGGTCAAGGAACTGAACCGGGCCGGCATGGGGTGGTGCCAGGGACGCACTTGCGGTTACGCCGTCGACTGCTTGGCCGCCCGCGCGGCCGGCATTCCCATGACACCGCAACCCGCTCCGCGACCGGTGGCCGCGCCCCTCACCCTCGGAGCACTCGCAGCCGATGATGCCGGGCCGGACCATTGA
- the ilvC gene encoding ketol-acid reductoisomerase, protein MAELFYDDDADLSLIQNRRVAVLGYGSQGHAHALNLRDSGVDVRVGLLEESKSRPKAEAEGLRVVSPGEAAAEADFIVILAPDPVQKDLYKEHIEPNLNDGDALLFCHGFNIRYDFIKPPASADVLLVAPKGPGHLVRREFVDGRGVPVVVGVEQDASGNAWPLTLSYAKAIGGLRAAGIKTSFTEETETDLFGEQSVLCGGISKLIQYGFETLTEAGYQPETAYFEVLHEVKLIVDLIYEGGIAKQRWSVSDTAEYGDYVSGPRVIDPHVKENMKAVLADIQNGKFAERFIADQEAGAPEFKRLRAEAEQHPIEAVGRDLRKLFAWVKPSDDDYVEGTATR, encoded by the coding sequence GTGGCTGAGCTTTTTTACGATGACGATGCCGACCTGTCGCTCATCCAGAACCGTCGCGTCGCGGTCCTCGGATACGGTAGCCAAGGGCACGCGCACGCGCTGAACCTGCGCGATTCGGGCGTCGACGTACGCGTCGGCCTGCTCGAAGAGTCGAAGTCGCGCCCCAAGGCCGAGGCCGAGGGGCTACGCGTCGTCTCGCCCGGCGAGGCAGCGGCCGAAGCAGATTTCATCGTGATCCTGGCGCCGGACCCGGTGCAAAAGGACCTGTACAAAGAACACATCGAGCCGAACCTCAACGACGGGGACGCACTGCTGTTCTGCCACGGCTTCAATATTCGCTACGACTTCATCAAGCCGCCCGCCTCGGCCGACGTGCTGCTCGTCGCACCGAAGGGCCCCGGCCACTTGGTGCGCCGCGAATTCGTGGACGGCCGCGGCGTGCCGGTCGTGGTCGGCGTCGAGCAGGATGCGTCGGGCAATGCCTGGCCGCTCACCCTCTCGTATGCCAAGGCGATCGGCGGCCTGCGGGCGGCCGGTATCAAGACGTCGTTCACGGAGGAGACCGAAACCGACCTCTTTGGCGAGCAGAGCGTGCTGTGCGGCGGCATTTCGAAGCTGATCCAGTACGGCTTCGAAACGCTCACCGAAGCCGGCTATCAGCCGGAGACCGCCTACTTCGAGGTGCTGCACGAGGTGAAGCTGATCGTGGATCTGATCTACGAAGGCGGCATTGCCAAGCAGCGCTGGTCGGTATCGGACACCGCCGAATATGGCGATTACGTATCGGGCCCGCGCGTCATCGACCCGCACGTGAAGGAGAACATGAAGGCCGTTCTGGCCGATATCCAGAACGGCAAGTTCGCTGAACGGTTCATCGCCGACCAGGAAGCCGGCGCGCCGGAATTCAAGAGGTTGCGTGCCGAAGCCGAGCAGCATCCGATCGAGGCGGTCGGCCGCGACCTGCGCAAGCTGTTCGCGTGGGTCAAGCCCAGCGACGACGACTACGTGGAGGGCACGGCTACCCGCTAG
- a CDS encoding nuclear transport factor 2 family protein, protein MLIFLANGAHKEVLQFLTEDVVWELIGFGPSYGTDQLGVVLDRLSDPSATTFTVANVLSHGAGCAANGTIRRGDGTVMAFAHFFRFNGHGKNAKIRQVTSFMSHATVT, encoded by the coding sequence TTGCTGATCTTTTTGGCCAATGGCGCGCACAAGGAAGTGCTTCAGTTTTTGACCGAGGACGTCGTGTGGGAGCTTATCGGATTCGGTCCAAGTTACGGCACGGACCAGTTGGGCGTAGTGCTGGACCGATTGTCCGACCCGTCGGCGACGACGTTCACAGTGGCTAACGTTCTGTCGCACGGTGCCGGTTGCGCTGCAAACGGCACGATCCGCCGCGGCGATGGCACCGTGATGGCGTTCGCGCATTTCTTTCGCTTCAACGGCCATGGGAAGAACGCCAAAATCCGTCAAGTCACCAGCTTCATGTCGCACGCCACCGTCACGTAG
- the ilvD gene encoding dihydroxy-acid dehydratase, whose protein sequence is MSENDGAPADPTTSANGAPDIKPRSRDVTDGLEKTAARGMLRAVGMGDDDWDKPQIGVGSSWNEITPCNMSLDRLAKGVKDGVHEAGGYPLEFGTISVSDGISMGHEGMHFSLVSREVITDSVETVMSAERMDGSVLLAGCDKSIPGMLMAAARLDLANVFLYNGSTMPGYAKLSDGTEREVTIIDAFEAVGACRAGRMSMEDLTSIEKAICPGEGACGGMYTANTMASAAEAMGMSMPGSAAPPAINKARDQFAVESGKAVVGMLRRGHTARDIMTKEAFENAIAVVMAFGGSTNAVLHLMAIAHEAEVDLQLADFDRIGNKVPHLGDLKPFGRYVMNDVYKIGGVPVIMKALLDAGLLHGDCLTVTGKTVAENLAEVRPPDPDGKILHALNNPIHPTGGLTILHGSLAPGGAVVKTAGFDSAVFEGTARVFDQEQPAMAAVLDGEIKAGDVIVIRYEGPKGGPGMREMLAITGAIKGAGLGADVLLLTDGRFSGGTTGLCIGHVAPEAVDGGPIAFVRDGDTIRVDVENRTLDVHVDDAELKARAEGWEPLPPRYTKGVLAKYRKLVGSASVGAVCG, encoded by the coding sequence ATGAGCGAGAATGACGGTGCCCCAGCAGATCCCACCACCAGCGCCAACGGCGCGCCCGATATCAAACCGCGTTCGCGCGATGTCACGGACGGGCTGGAAAAGACCGCGGCGCGCGGTATGCTCCGGGCCGTCGGCATGGGCGACGACGACTGGGACAAGCCGCAAATCGGCGTCGGTTCGTCGTGGAACGAGATCACGCCGTGCAATATGTCTTTGGACCGGCTCGCCAAGGGCGTCAAGGACGGCGTCCACGAAGCCGGCGGGTACCCGCTGGAATTCGGCACCATTTCGGTGTCGGACGGCATCTCGATGGGCCACGAGGGCATGCACTTCTCGCTGGTGTCGCGCGAGGTGATCACGGACTCGGTTGAAACCGTCATGAGCGCCGAACGCATGGACGGCTCGGTTCTTCTGGCCGGCTGCGACAAATCGATCCCCGGCATGCTGATGGCCGCCGCCCGTCTCGACCTGGCGAACGTGTTCTTGTACAACGGTTCCACCATGCCCGGCTACGCCAAGCTGTCCGACGGCACCGAGCGCGAGGTCACGATCATCGATGCGTTCGAGGCAGTCGGAGCGTGCCGTGCCGGACGCATGTCCATGGAGGACCTGACGTCCATCGAAAAGGCGATTTGCCCCGGCGAGGGCGCCTGCGGGGGCATGTACACGGCCAACACCATGGCCTCGGCCGCCGAAGCCATGGGCATGTCGATGCCGGGGTCGGCGGCCCCGCCGGCCATCAACAAGGCTCGCGATCAATTCGCCGTCGAGTCCGGCAAAGCAGTCGTCGGAATGCTCCGCCGCGGCCACACGGCCCGCGACATCATGACCAAGGAAGCGTTTGAAAACGCCATCGCCGTGGTCATGGCGTTCGGCGGTTCGACAAACGCCGTCCTGCACCTGATGGCCATTGCCCACGAGGCCGAGGTCGACCTGCAGCTTGCCGACTTCGACAGGATCGGCAACAAGGTCCCCCATTTGGGCGATCTCAAGCCGTTCGGCCGGTACGTCATGAACGACGTCTACAAGATCGGCGGCGTGCCGGTCATCATGAAGGCGTTGCTGGACGCCGGGCTGCTCCACGGCGACTGCCTCACCGTCACCGGCAAGACGGTTGCGGAGAACCTTGCCGAGGTGCGGCCGCCGGACCCCGACGGCAAGATCCTGCACGCCTTGAACAACCCGATCCATCCCACCGGCGGACTGACCATCCTGCATGGCTCCCTGGCGCCCGGCGGCGCCGTCGTCAAGACCGCAGGCTTCGACTCGGCCGTCTTCGAGGGCACCGCGCGCGTGTTCGATCAAGAACAACCTGCCATGGCCGCCGTCCTCGATGGTGAGATCAAAGCCGGCGACGTCATAGTCATCCGGTACGAGGGGCCCAAGGGCGGCCCGGGGATGCGCGAGATGCTGGCCATCACGGGCGCCATCAAGGGCGCCGGCCTGGGCGCCGACGTCCTGCTGCTCACCGATGGACGGTTCTCCGGCGGTACGACGGGCCTGTGCATCGGGCACGTGGCGCCCGAAGCCGTGGACGGCGGACCGATCGCCTTCGTCCGGGACGGCGACACCATCCGCGTCGACGTGGAGAACCGGACCCTCGACGTCCATGTCGACGACGCGGAGCTGAAGGCGCGTGCGGAAGGCTGGGAGCCGTTGCCGCCCCGCTATACCAAGGGTGTGTTGGCCAAATACCGCAAACTTGTCGGGTCGGCGTCCGTCGGCGCGGTCTGCGGTTAG
- a CDS encoding 2-hydroxyacid dehydrogenase, giving the protein MTTLGLQTIAVPNDDMRDALADHAGDLELVVWNGDMDITDDIRGRVGGVVLPYMHGGTTLKHLRDLPSLKYVQGQSTGYDGVVEAAGDGVTVCNASGVHAASTAELAIGLILASLRGIDDAARDMLTESWSPARRPSLVDRRVLLIGVGGIGEEIALRLDPFGVELTRVGTRARSDRRGPVHGTDELPDLLPDAEIVILMTPLTDTTRGLVNADFLARMRDGALLVNLARGQVVDTDALVAELSIGRIFAALDVVDPEPLPVGHALWKAPGALITPHVGGNTSAFEPRIEALIGDQLRRINAGEPLSHQVN; this is encoded by the coding sequence ATGACAACTCTGGGATTACAGACCATAGCGGTGCCGAACGACGATATGCGCGATGCGCTGGCCGACCACGCCGGCGATCTCGAACTTGTCGTGTGGAACGGCGACATGGACATCACGGACGATATCCGGGGCCGCGTCGGGGGAGTCGTCCTGCCGTATATGCACGGCGGCACCACGTTGAAACACCTTCGCGACCTGCCCAGCCTGAAATACGTGCAAGGGCAGAGCACCGGCTACGACGGCGTGGTCGAGGCCGCGGGCGACGGCGTCACGGTCTGTAACGCGTCGGGGGTGCACGCGGCGTCAACGGCCGAGCTGGCCATCGGTCTGATTCTGGCCTCGCTGCGCGGCATCGACGACGCCGCCCGCGATATGCTCACCGAATCGTGGTCGCCGGCGCGCCGTCCGTCACTCGTCGATCGTCGGGTCCTCTTGATCGGCGTCGGTGGCATCGGCGAGGAGATCGCGTTGCGGCTCGACCCGTTCGGCGTCGAATTGACGCGCGTGGGCACTCGCGCACGTTCCGACCGGCGCGGCCCGGTGCACGGCACCGACGAGCTACCCGATCTGCTGCCGGACGCCGAGATCGTCATCCTGATGACGCCGCTGACCGATACGACGCGCGGACTCGTCAATGCGGACTTCCTGGCACGGATGCGCGACGGCGCACTGCTCGTCAACCTTGCCCGAGGGCAGGTCGTCGACACCGACGCGCTCGTTGCCGAACTGAGCATCGGGCGCATTTTCGCCGCTCTCGACGTCGTCGACCCCGAACCGCTGCCCGTCGGCCACGCCTTGTGGAAAGCGCCCGGCGCCCTCATCACGCCGCACGTCGGCGGCAACACGTCTGCTTTCGAACCGCGGATTGAAGCACTGATCGGTGATCAGTTGCGCCGCATCAACGCCGGCGAGCCGCTCAGCCACCAGGTGAACTGA
- a CDS encoding FAD-dependent oxidoreductase, whose product MESTNVLDGRRLAVVVIGAGQAGLSAAYYLAARGLRPWTDFVVLDANDGPGGAWRHRWDSLTLGRVHGIHKLPGMDLEGPDRDAPANRTVPRYYGDYESRFGLPILRPVTVTGVAADGDGFAVTTDDGPVAAASVVNATGTWDSPYRPHYPGAERFAGRQLHTREYRDAEQFRGQRVLVVGAGTSALQFIQELDARGADTVWAARRTPQWTSRAFDRDWGLNVERAVSARTREGLAPLSVSAVTGIPLTDLYVPDIRRGLLAWRGRIERFGAHTVILDGPGPDGVSLPGQGEAQKIIDRSMVRALPGRAVGSTASQADRRWEVPIDAVLWATGFRAHLRHLSPLQIREPGGGILMADDGVSAVRMPGLFLAGYGASASTLGATRAGRKAAMGALRSVPESAPAG is encoded by the coding sequence GTGGAATCGACAAACGTACTCGACGGCCGGCGGCTGGCCGTAGTGGTGATTGGTGCCGGCCAGGCCGGGCTGTCGGCGGCCTACTATTTGGCTGCGCGCGGGCTGAGACCGTGGACCGATTTCGTCGTGCTGGACGCGAACGACGGCCCGGGAGGAGCCTGGCGGCACCGCTGGGACAGCCTGACACTCGGCCGTGTCCACGGCATCCACAAGCTGCCCGGAATGGACCTGGAGGGCCCCGATCGGGACGCGCCGGCAAATCGGACAGTGCCCCGCTATTACGGCGACTACGAGAGTCGGTTCGGTCTGCCGATTCTGCGCCCCGTGACAGTGACCGGTGTGGCAGCGGACGGCGACGGGTTCGCCGTCACCACCGACGACGGACCGGTCGCGGCCGCGTCGGTCGTCAATGCGACAGGCACGTGGGACAGCCCCTACCGACCGCACTACCCGGGCGCCGAGCGTTTCGCCGGGCGGCAATTGCACACGCGTGAGTATCGTGACGCTGAGCAATTCCGCGGACAGCGGGTTCTCGTCGTCGGCGCCGGCACGTCGGCGCTTCAATTCATCCAGGAGCTCGACGCTCGCGGTGCCGACACGGTATGGGCCGCCCGGCGCACGCCGCAGTGGACGAGCCGGGCCTTTGACCGGGACTGGGGCCTGAACGTGGAAAGGGCTGTCTCTGCCCGCACCCGGGAGGGCCTTGCGCCCCTTTCGGTTTCGGCCGTGACGGGCATCCCGTTGACCGACCTCTATGTGCCGGATATTCGCCGCGGTCTGCTGGCGTGGCGCGGCCGGATTGAGCGGTTCGGAGCGCACACGGTCATTCTCGACGGACCGGGGCCGGACGGCGTGAGCCTTCCCGGCCAGGGCGAGGCACAAAAGATCATCGACCGCTCCATGGTCCGGGCGCTGCCGGGCCGGGCAGTCGGGTCCACAGCCTCGCAAGCCGACCGCCGATGGGAAGTGCCAATCGATGCCGTGCTCTGGGCGACCGGGTTCCGCGCCCACCTGAGGCACCTCTCGCCATTGCAAATCCGCGAGCCCGGCGGCGGGATTCTGATGGCGGACGACGGCGTGAGCGCAGTGCGGATGCCGGGCTTGTTCCTCGCCGGCTACGGTGCTTCGGCGTCGACGCTCGGTGCGACTCGTGCCGGCCGTAAGGCGGCAATGGGGGCGCTGCGTTCCGTGCCGGAATCCGCCCCGGCCGGATGA
- a CDS encoding NAD(P)/FAD-dependent oxidoreductase: protein MTQAVVVGAGIVGAACAYYLSAAGIDVTVVDRGQIGAGTTSRGEGNILVSDKGPGPELELMRLSRTLWLDLAGDVGAAAIELERKGGLVVATSPAALGPLHEFAAAQAAAGVRTVEISRPTDFEPHVDPGLPGGVLYPEDMQVQPVLAAAHLLASARQRGARVMQRTAVHGVRTDSGGAVTGIDTSSGPLRADVIVNAAGTWGGEVGEAMGAGIPVLPRKGYVLVTEPLPTVVRRKVYSADYVANVSSSDAGLETSCVVEGTRGGTVLIGASRQRVGYDTTIDAEVVSTLARQAVTLFPMLKAVNLMRVYCGFRPYCPDHLPVIGPDRRVPGVYHACGHEGAGVGLAPATGYAVTRQILGQPVGAPMSSFSPDRFVGGAAA, encoded by the coding sequence TTGACGCAGGCAGTAGTCGTCGGCGCGGGTATTGTCGGCGCGGCCTGCGCCTACTACTTGTCGGCGGCGGGCATCGACGTGACGGTCGTCGACCGTGGGCAGATCGGCGCCGGCACGACAAGCCGCGGCGAGGGCAATATCCTCGTCTCGGACAAGGGCCCCGGGCCGGAACTGGAACTGATGCGCCTCAGCCGGACCCTCTGGCTCGACCTGGCCGGTGACGTCGGCGCGGCGGCCATCGAACTCGAGCGCAAGGGCGGTCTGGTCGTGGCAACGAGCCCGGCCGCCCTCGGCCCGCTGCACGAGTTTGCTGCTGCGCAAGCGGCCGCCGGCGTGCGAACCGTGGAGATCTCCCGCCCGACCGATTTCGAGCCGCATGTGGATCCGGGCCTGCCCGGCGGAGTTCTCTATCCCGAGGACATGCAGGTGCAACCGGTCCTTGCGGCGGCCCATTTGCTGGCCTCGGCGAGGCAGCGAGGTGCCCGCGTCATGCAACGCACTGCAGTCCACGGGGTGCGCACCGACTCGGGCGGCGCCGTGACGGGCATCGACACGTCGTCCGGGCCTTTGCGGGCCGACGTGATAGTCAACGCGGCAGGCACATGGGGCGGCGAGGTCGGCGAGGCTATGGGCGCCGGCATTCCGGTACTACCGCGCAAGGGGTACGTGCTCGTCACCGAGCCGCTGCCGACAGTCGTCCGGCGCAAGGTCTATTCGGCGGACTATGTCGCGAACGTGTCCTCCTCGGATGCCGGGCTCGAAACGTCGTGCGTGGTCGAGGGCACCCGCGGCGGCACGGTGCTGATCGGCGCCAGCCGGCAGCGGGTCGGCTACGATACGACGATCGATGCGGAAGTCGTGTCCACACTGGCCCGGCAAGCCGTGACCCTGTTCCCCATGCTGAAGGCCGTCAACCTCATGCGCGTGTACTGCGGATTCCGTCCCTACTGTCCCGACCATCTGCCGGTGATCGGACCGGACCGACGGGTCCCGGGCGTTTACCACGCGTGCGGCCACGAAGGCGCCGGAGTCGGTTTGGCTCCCGCAACCGGCTACGCCGTCACCCGACAAATCCTCGGCCAACCGGTCGGCGCCCCGATGTCGAGCTTTTCACCGGATCGTTTTGTGGGCGGAGCCGCCGCATGA